Proteins found in one Cricetulus griseus strain 17A/GY chromosome X, alternate assembly CriGri-PICRH-1.0, whole genome shotgun sequence genomic segment:
- the LOC113837593 gene encoding uncharacterized protein LOC113837593 yields MDHFTPNTKRFVGVNEWIFRLTGFLCSLMSSAFGIILAGSRYWRLWEFNNEVVQLVYIGLWEAYYHQEFQMSGSVTRILVHSPVNSSWTISPEFRCAQNLILLPMFIKPVVVIFSSSAIRVSIIKASVPEIQMICYKCCVFILFISSLCTVLSVTWNHVVDLYGETTLDFPPNFPVRKEALIKKHHTHVFPIGVTTTILSLLGMIMFLFEIRSLKTQHNLNVQDASKQADQMA; encoded by the exons ATGGATCACTTCACCCCCAACACGAAAAG ATTTGTTGGGGTGAATGAGTGGATCTTCAGACTGACTGGCTTCCTTTGCAGCCTCATGTCTTCGGCGTTTGGAATAATCCTTGCAGGCAGCCGATACTGGCGCCTCTGGGAATTCAACAACGAGGTCGTTCAGCTTGTGTACATTGGACTCTGGGAAGCTTATTACCATCAGGAGTTTCAGATGTCTGGCTCTGTGACCAGGATTCTGGTTCACAGCCCTGTCAACTCAAGCTGGACCATTTCACCTGAATTTCGTTGTGCACAGAACCTGATCTTATTGCCGATGTTTATAAAGCCTGTGGTCGTGATTTTTAGCTCATCGGCCATTAGGGTTAGCATTATCAAAGCCTCAGTCCCTGAGATTCAGATGATCTGCTACAagtgctgtgtcttcattctgtTTATCAGCAGCCTTTGCACGGTTCTTTCTGTCACCTGGAACCATGTAGTAGATCTTTACGGCGAAACCACGCTTGACTTTCCACCCAACTTTCCCGTTAGGAAAGAAGCCCTGATAAAGAAACACCACACTCATGTGTTCCCCATAGGGGTCACGACAACCATTCTGTCACTCCTTGGTATGATCATGTTCCTATTTGAAATCAGGTCATTGAAAACACAGCATAATCTGAATGTCCAGGATGCTTCTAAACAGGCTGATCAAATGGCCTGA